The following coding sequences lie in one Musa acuminata AAA Group cultivar baxijiao chromosome BXJ3-1, Cavendish_Baxijiao_AAA, whole genome shotgun sequence genomic window:
- the LOC135629304 gene encoding cell division cycle 20.2, cofactor of APC complex-like, protein MSSSRSRRVEYDRFIPFRSAMDMDYARFALTGPSRPQRDGSRESPSSVAYQKLLDECILKNRSRILAFKTAPEASASKLPEFDEPIRPQKKQQRRIPKEPERVLVIHGLLDDNVLNLLDWGSNNVLAIGLEDAVYLWDAAEESTKLLQPVEDRGPITCIRWSPDCAVLAVAFGNSDLSLIDPATGHVVDGMEDENQAPVLSLAWRSNSILTVGRFDGTVVDYDFRKDDMFICFYNGHRRGVCSLKWSVLSGRYLASGGQDKLVHIWDACMPVSRDHPRQRQWLHRISSHTSIVKAVDWCPTRSNLLASGGGCNDHCVKFWNTVNGACLNSIDAGSEVCALLWDKNKSELLTSHGSPNNQLTLWNYPSMTRVAEVSGHSSRVLSLAGSPLGGVVASAAADETVKFWNIFETPKITKPELPFAQFNVIIR, encoded by the coding sequence atgtcttcttcgcgttcTAGGCGTGTGGAGTACGACCGCTTCATCCCGTTCCGGTCGGCGATGGACATGGACTACGCACGCTTTGCCCTAACGGGGCCTTCGAGACCGCAGCGTGATGGTTCGAGGGAATCCCCATCGAGCGTGGCGTACCAAAAGCTTCTTGACGAGTGCATTTTGAAGAACAGGTCTCGTATCCTCGCTTTCAAGACTGCACCTGAAGCGTCGGCCAGCAAGCTGCCCGAGTTTGACGAGCCCATTCGGCCGCAGAAGAAGCAGCAGAGGCGAATCCCTAAAGAACCAGAGAGGGTTTTGGTAATCCACGGCTtgttggatgataatgttttgaatctcctcgactggggaagcaataatgtgttggcGATTGGCCTTGAGGACGCAGTGTATCTCTGGGACGCTGCAGAAGAGTCGACTAAGCTTCTACAACCCGTAGAAGACAGAGGACCTATCACTTGCATCCGCTGGTCGCCAGACTGTGCAGTTCTTGCTGTCGCATTTGGCAATTCAGATTTATCCCTGATTGATCCAGCAACAGGCCATGTCGTGGATGGGATGGAAGATGAGAACCAGGCCCCTGTGTTGTCACTTGCGTGGAGAAGTAATTCAATCTTGACAGTCGGAAGATTTGATGGCACTGTTGTTGATTATGACTTTAGAAAGGATGACATGTTCATCTGTTTCTATAATGGGCATCGGCGTGGagtttgtagtcttaaatggtccGTGTTGTCAGGGCGGTATTTGGCGAGTGGAGGGCAGGACAAACTAGTGCACATATGGGATGCCTGCATGCCTGTCTCACGTGACCATCCACGTCAACGTCAATGGCTTCACAGGATCAGCAGCCACACTTCCATTGTGAAGGCCGTTGACTGGTGCCCAACTCGGAGCAACCtgctggcttctggtggaggttgcaatgatcattgcgttaagttttggaacaccgttaacggtgcttgcttgaactcgattgatgctggctctgaagtttgtgcattgctatgggacaaaaacaaatctgaattactgacctcccatggttcgccgaacaatcaactcaccttgtggaattacccatccatgacgagagtggctgaggtttccggtcattcatcccgggttctttccttggctgggagtccactgggaggtgtagtagcttctgcagCAGCAGATGAGACAGTCAAGTTTTGGAATATCTTTGAGACTCCCAAAATAACAAAACCTGAACTGCCCTTTGCCCAATTTAATGTCATCATAAGATGA